In Spea bombifrons isolate aSpeBom1 chromosome 12, aSpeBom1.2.pri, whole genome shotgun sequence, the following proteins share a genomic window:
- the CCNL2 gene encoding cyclin-L2 isoform X1, with protein MAAVTSTAPTNGILIGDKMYSGVLISLENCLMPEEKCALTPSIVDGLDMDTEMDLRCVGCELIQAAGILLRLPQVAMATGQVLFQRFFYTKSFVKHSMEHVSMACVHLASKIEEAPRRIRDVINVFHRLRQLREKQKPVPLTLDQEYVNLKNQIIKAERRVLKELGFCVHVKHPHKIIVMYLQVLECEKNKYLAQTSWNYMNDSLRTDVFVRFNPETIACACIYLAARTLEIPLPNRPHWFLLFGASEEDIREICLQIIKLYSRKKADLAALESKVEKRKQSLEEAKAKAKGLLPDGTPRLDTAPEFSPSSKNDSPKEGKSSKSSPLHVNLLKNVKRKIDGTKRPQSSSPVNGITKGRDSRSGSRNRDQSYSRSHSRSVSPKRKSESYSTSSGSKSRSNSRSRSDSPPRKPSHGTGKSSKGHSYGKSNDYKYPGHKRRRTRSRSYSPSHSRSRESPDSGKYKKKSHYYREHRGERSRSYERVSHRSYDRDYSGHSHHRR; from the exons ATGGCGGCCGTTACTAGCACCGCACCGACCAACGGGATCCTCATTGGCGACAAGATGTACTCTGGCGTCCTAATTTCTCTGGAGAACTGTCTTATGCCCGAGGAAAAATGCGCCCTCACGCCGTCCATCGTGGACGGTCTCGACATGGACACGGAGATGGACCTTCGCTGTGTGGGCTGCGAGCTCATTCAGGCAGCCGGCATTTTGTTGCGACTTCCTCAG gttgccatggctacaggACAGGTGTTGTTCCAGCGGTTCTTCTATACAAAATCTTTTGTAAAGCATTCCATGGAG CATGTTTCAATGGCCTGTGTCCACTTGGCATCGAAAATTGAGGAGGCACCGAGGCGCATCCGAGATGTGATCAATGTGTTTCACCGCCTTCGACAGCTGAGAGAAAAACA GAAACCAGTACCGTTAACCTTGGATCAGGAGTATGTTAACTTAAAGAACCAGATTATTAAAGCAGAGAGAAGAGTCTTGAAGGAACTGGGCTTCTGTGTCCACGTCAAGCATCCTCACAAG atCATTGTAATGTACCTCCAGGTGTTGGAATGTGAAAAGAATAAATATCTGGCCCAGACTTCATG GAATTACATGAATGACAGCCTTCGCACAGACGTTTTTGTGAGGTTCAATCCTGAAACCATTGCATGTGCCTGCATTTACCTGGCTGCCAGGACACTAGAA ATTCCTCTGCCCAATCGTCCACATTGGTTCCTCCTGTTTGGTGCCTCTGAAGAGGACATTAGGGAGATCTGCCTTCAGATTATAAAGCTCTATTCACGCAAAAAG GCTGATTTGGCGGCGCTGGAAAGTAAAGtggaaaaaagaaagcaaagccTTGAGGAAGCTAAAGCTAAGGCCAAAGGGCTTCTACCAGATGGGACCCCACGTTTGGACACTGCTCCAGAATTTTCACCTTCCTCTAAAAATG ATTCTCCAAAGGAAGGCAAATCAAGTAAATCGTCACCACTTCAtgtaaatttattaaaaaatgtcaaaagaaaaatagatgGGACCAAGAGACCACAATCTTCCAGTCCTGTAAATGG AATAACAAAAGGGAGAGACAGTAGAAGTGGCAGCAGAAACAGAGATCAGAGTTATTCCCGATCCCATTCCCGATCTGTATCTCCAAAGAG aaaaagTGAAAGCTATTCTACATCCAGCGGTTCAAAATCTCGAAGCAACTCCCGGAGCCGAAGTGATTCTCCCCCTCGAAAACCAAGCCATGGTACTGGCAAAAGCTCAAAAGGCCATTCTTACGGCAAGAGTAATGACTACAAGTACCCAGGACATAAGAGAAGGCGGACACGCAGCAGGAGCTACTCTCCTTCCCACAGCCGTTCAAGGGAGAGCCCGGATTCTGGaaagtacaaaaagaaaagccacTACTATCGCGAGCACCGGGGAGAGCGCTCACGGTCTTATGAGAGAGTCAGCCACAGGAGTTACGACCGGGATTACTCCGGGCACAGCCACCACAGAAGATAA
- the MRPL20 gene encoding 39S ribosomal protein L20, mitochondrial — protein MVFLSLSRWVRSRGPDRYWKVQEVLKHARHFRGRKNRCYSLAVRAVRRAFVYSTKARRAKKCIMRTLWINRIAGATREHGMKYPALICNLVKCQVALNRKVISDLAITEPKTFKSLAALAKRRKEEGFLSALGDGKEPEGIFSRVVHYN, from the exons ATGGTATTTCTTAGTTTATCTCGTTGGGTTCGTAGCCGTGGTCCAGATCGTTACTGGAAGGTGCAGGAAGTGCTGAAACATGCCCGG CACTTTCGTGGAAGGAAGAATCGCTGTTACAGCTTGGCCGTGCGAGCTGTCCGCCGAGCCTTTGTTTATTCTACCAAGGCCAGAAGGGCTAAGAAGTGCATTATGAGaacg CTGTGGATAAACAGAATCGCTGGAGCAACTCGGGAACACGGCATGAAGTATCCTGCCCTGATATGTAACCTTGTCAAG TGTCAAGTGGCCCTTAACCGGAAAGTCATCTCAGATTTGGCCATCACTGAACCAAAGACCTTTAAATCTTTGGCTGCTTTAGCCAAGAGAAGGAAAGAAGAAGGATTCCTTTCAGCCCTTGGGGATGGAAAAGAACCGGAAGGAATATTTTCTAGAGTGGTGCATTATAACTAA
- the ANKRD65 gene encoding ankyrin repeat domain-containing protein 65, giving the protein MQERVERMSPQAELARRCLELYEELNVPDKPCPGNGEWKALHLAAWNGNTRLVKLLLQQGEKVDDRDRLGWTPLHCSATNGHLASAKLLIQRGALISSEDDSGCTPLHHAAWSGHTHLSEMLLQRGAKASARTKEGLTPLHLAAANGHTLITQLLLKQGLDPCVGDDNQWSPLHWATVNNQLHIMELLKERRVPFDLRASGSLTPLHIAAEIGRLETLSYLLENGADVNVTDQLGQTAIAMAAGNGSLEVVRLLLEKKAQIDVRDKHGRTALHKAAGAGHLPVVELLVQNGASLNQRDNLNLTPMQRASIWGHKAVSRYLQDFGTIASTLNCL; this is encoded by the exons ATGCAGGAAAGAGTAGAAAGAATGAGCCCCCAAGCTGAGCTGGCGCGTCGATGTCTCGAATTGTATGAGGAGTTGAATGTGCCGGATAAGCCCTGCCCTGGAAATGGGGAATGGAAAGCTCTTCATCTGGCCGCCTGGAATGGGAATACACGCCTTGTCAAACTACTGCTGCAACAAGGAGAGAAAGTGGATGACAG GGACAGACTTGGCTGGACACCTTTACACTGCTCTGCAACAAATGGACACCTTGCCTCCGCAAAGCTGTTAATTCAGCGAGGAGCATTAATCAGCAGCGAGGATGACTCTGGGTGCACCCCTCTCCACCATGCTGCTTGGAGTGGCCACACACACCTCTCAGAAATGCTTCTTCAACGTGGAGCCAAAGCTAGTGCCAGAACCAAGGAAGGTCTTACACCTCTTCACTTGGCAGCGGCCAACGGACACACTCTTATTACTCAACTGCTGCTGAAACAGGGCCTAGACCCTTGCGTAGGAGATGACAACCAATGGAGCCCTCTTCACTGGGCCACGGTGAACAACCAACTCCATATCATGGAACTGCTGAAAGAACGCAGAGTCCCATTCGACCTGAGAGCTTCTGGAAGTCTGACTCCATTGCACATTGCCGCCGAAATTGGGAGGCTAGAAACTCTGAGTTACCTGCTAGAGAACGGAGCCGACGTTAATGTCACAGACCAGTTGGGACAGACGGCAATTGCAATGGCAGCTGGTAATGGCAGCTTAGAG GTGGTCCGACTACTCTTGGAAAAGAAAGCACAGATCGATGTTCGGGACAAGCATGGACGTACAGCATTACACAAAGCCGCCGGCGCAGGTCACCTGCCTGTCGTAGAGTTGCTTGTTCAGAATGGCGCATCCCTCAACCAAAGAGATAATCTCAATCTGACTCCAATGCAGAGAGCGTCTATCTGGGGACACAAAGCAGTATCCCGATATCTGCAAGACTTTGGAACAATTGCAAGCACTTTAAATTGcctttga
- the CCNL2 gene encoding cyclin-L2 isoform X2: MNDSLRTDVFVRFNPETIACACIYLAARTLEIPLPNRPHWFLLFGASEEDIREICLQIIKLYSRKKADLAALESKVEKRKQSLEEAKAKAKGLLPDGTPRLDTAPEFSPSSKNDSPKEGKSSKSSPLHVNLLKNVKRKIDGTKRPQSSSPVNGITKGRDSRSGSRNRDQSYSRSHSRSVSPKRKSESYSTSSGSKSRSNSRSRSDSPPRKPSHGTGKSSKGHSYGKSNDYKYPGHKRRRTRSRSYSPSHSRSRESPDSGKYKKKSHYYREHRGERSRSYERVSHRSYDRDYSGHSHHRR; this comes from the exons ATGAATGACAGCCTTCGCACAGACGTTTTTGTGAGGTTCAATCCTGAAACCATTGCATGTGCCTGCATTTACCTGGCTGCCAGGACACTAGAA ATTCCTCTGCCCAATCGTCCACATTGGTTCCTCCTGTTTGGTGCCTCTGAAGAGGACATTAGGGAGATCTGCCTTCAGATTATAAAGCTCTATTCACGCAAAAAG GCTGATTTGGCGGCGCTGGAAAGTAAAGtggaaaaaagaaagcaaagccTTGAGGAAGCTAAAGCTAAGGCCAAAGGGCTTCTACCAGATGGGACCCCACGTTTGGACACTGCTCCAGAATTTTCACCTTCCTCTAAAAATG ATTCTCCAAAGGAAGGCAAATCAAGTAAATCGTCACCACTTCAtgtaaatttattaaaaaatgtcaaaagaaaaatagatgGGACCAAGAGACCACAATCTTCCAGTCCTGTAAATGG AATAACAAAAGGGAGAGACAGTAGAAGTGGCAGCAGAAACAGAGATCAGAGTTATTCCCGATCCCATTCCCGATCTGTATCTCCAAAGAG aaaaagTGAAAGCTATTCTACATCCAGCGGTTCAAAATCTCGAAGCAACTCCCGGAGCCGAAGTGATTCTCCCCCTCGAAAACCAAGCCATGGTACTGGCAAAAGCTCAAAAGGCCATTCTTACGGCAAGAGTAATGACTACAAGTACCCAGGACATAAGAGAAGGCGGACACGCAGCAGGAGCTACTCTCCTTCCCACAGCCGTTCAAGGGAGAGCCCGGATTCTGGaaagtacaaaaagaaaagccacTACTATCGCGAGCACCGGGGAGAGCGCTCACGGTCTTATGAGAGAGTCAGCCACAGGAGTTACGACCGGGATTACTCCGGGCACAGCCACCACAGAAGATAA